The following proteins are co-located in the Parafrankia discariae genome:
- a CDS encoding enoyl-CoA hydratase/isomerase family protein has protein sequence MPPEPTAPAAPRGATVPAQPAEPAEPAVLVRREGALGRITLNRPKAINALTTGMVVAVDAALRAWAVDDRVAAVLVDGAGGRGLCAGGDIRFFRDCALRGDPAPKAFWAAEYRLNALISTYPKPYVALMDGLVMGGGIGISAHGATRIVTERSVLSMPEVGIGFVPDVGGTHLLARMPGEIGTHLALTGGRIGAADAIACGLADHQLPGAALPAFVAALRAAAAAGLGAGGADTLARRYATPAAAGGPPALAADRAWIDPCYRYDSVEEILAALAASPVPAARAAGLEIATKSPTALKVTLRALRAARTLPGLGACLDQEYRISCVLLGTHDLVEGVRAAVVDKDRSPRWSPDRLADVTAGDVERFFAPLGADELGLGPGGAGGSGSAGEAGRQVGEAVR, from the coding sequence ATGCCACCCGAACCGACCGCCCCCGCCGCGCCCCGCGGGGCGACCGTGCCCGCCCAGCCGGCCGAGCCCGCCGAGCCGGCGGTGCTGGTCCGCCGTGAGGGTGCCCTGGGCCGGATCACGCTGAACCGGCCGAAGGCGATCAACGCGTTGACCACGGGCATGGTGGTGGCCGTCGACGCGGCGCTGCGGGCCTGGGCGGTCGACGACCGGGTCGCCGCGGTGCTCGTCGACGGGGCGGGCGGGCGTGGCCTGTGCGCGGGTGGCGACATCCGTTTCTTCCGGGACTGCGCGCTGCGCGGCGACCCGGCGCCCAAGGCGTTCTGGGCCGCCGAGTACCGGCTCAACGCGCTGATCAGCACCTATCCGAAGCCGTATGTGGCGCTGATGGACGGGCTCGTGATGGGTGGTGGGATCGGGATCTCGGCGCACGGCGCCACCCGGATCGTCACCGAACGTTCGGTGCTGTCGATGCCGGAGGTCGGGATCGGTTTCGTCCCCGACGTCGGCGGCACCCATCTGCTCGCCCGGATGCCCGGGGAGATCGGGACCCATCTGGCGCTCACCGGCGGCCGGATCGGCGCGGCCGACGCGATCGCCTGCGGGCTGGCCGACCATCAGCTGCCCGGCGCCGCGCTGCCGGCGTTCGTCGCCGCGCTGCGGGCGGCCGCCGCGGCCGGCCTCGGCGCAGGGGGGGCGGACACGCTGGCCCGTCGGTACGCGACGCCCGCCGCGGCGGGCGGCCCGCCGGCGCTGGCGGCCGACCGGGCCTGGATCGACCCGTGTTACCGCTACGACAGCGTGGAGGAGATCCTGGCGGCGCTGGCGGCCAGCCCCGTCCCGGCGGCCCGTGCCGCCGGACTGGAGATCGCCACGAAGTCACCGACCGCGCTGAAGGTGACGCTGCGCGCGCTGCGGGCGGCCCGGACGCTGCCGGGGCTGGGGGCCTGCCTGGACCAGGAGTACCGGATCTCCTGTGTGCTGCTGGGCACCCACGACCTGGTGGAGGGGGTGCGGGCCGCGGTCGTCGACAAGGACCGCTCCCCACGCTGGTCCCCGGACCGGCTCGCCGACGTCACGGCCGGCGACGTCGAGCGGTTCTTCGCCCCGCTGGGCGCCGACGAGCTCGGCCTCGGCCCGGGCGGGGCCGGCGGATCCGGTTCGGCCGGCGAGGCCGGTCGGCAGGTGGGAGAGGCGGTCCGATGA
- a CDS encoding alpha/beta hydrolase fold domain-containing protein: MTSLQMRAVAGILRVTRKPGTATVERAHRRIAARKRPSPPPTALRRRHAVSSWQVAGFPCHTVAPKGRPAERAAVYIHGGSYINGMAPQHWTLVSRLAAAGVRVDVPDYGLAPRHTYREAYPFLTAVYRRLLEEMDPAAVTVAGDSAGAGLALGFAQTLDGPGLPQPRGLLLISPWLDLTLADPAVAAAEARDPWLTRVGLVEAGRAWAGGDDPAAPRLSPLNGRLTGIAPTQVYVGTRDLLYPDVLRFQKRAAAEGLQVDLTVRDGAVHVYPLIPVPEGRAASRVIVREVSS; the protein is encoded by the coding sequence ATGACCAGCTTGCAGATGAGGGCGGTCGCCGGGATTCTTCGGGTGACCAGAAAACCGGGAACGGCCACCGTCGAACGGGCCCACCGGCGGATCGCGGCGCGCAAACGGCCGTCGCCGCCGCCCACGGCCCTGCGTCGGCGGCACGCGGTGAGCAGTTGGCAGGTCGCGGGGTTTCCCTGCCACACCGTCGCCCCGAAGGGCCGGCCCGCCGAGCGGGCCGCGGTCTACATCCACGGCGGCTCCTACATCAACGGCATGGCGCCACAGCACTGGACGCTGGTCTCCCGGCTCGCCGCCGCCGGCGTGCGGGTCGACGTCCCCGACTACGGCCTCGCGCCGCGGCACACCTACCGCGAGGCGTATCCGTTCCTCACCGCGGTCTACCGGCGGCTGCTGGAGGAGATGGACCCGGCGGCGGTCACCGTCGCCGGGGACTCCGCCGGCGCTGGGCTGGCGCTGGGCTTCGCGCAGACCCTGGACGGGCCCGGGCTGCCGCAGCCACGCGGCCTCCTGCTCATCTCCCCGTGGCTGGACCTCACCCTGGCCGACCCGGCGGTCGCGGCGGCGGAGGCCCGCGACCCCTGGCTGACCCGCGTCGGTCTGGTGGAGGCCGGCCGGGCCTGGGCCGGCGGTGACGACCCGGCCGCCCCGCGGCTCAGCCCACTGAACGGCCGGCTTACCGGCATCGCCCCGACGCAGGTGTACGTCGGCACCCGCGATCTGCTCTACCCCGACGTCCTGCGTTTCCAGAAGCGGGCCGCCGCCGAGGGCCTCCAGGTGGACCTGACGGTCCGCGACGGTGCCGTGCACGTCTACCCGCTCATCCCGGTGCCGGAGGGCCGCGCGGCGTCCCGGGTGATCGTGCGGGAGGTCTCCAGCTGA
- a CDS encoding dolichyl-phosphate-mannose--protein mannosyltransferase, whose amino-acid sequence MTAATTADFARSETDQAETERAGTERRRPPGPDALRARLCPPMPGDRRLGWVAALAVTAVAGILRFWQLTEPRGMNFDEVYYTRDAWGLMTSGYEVNSGTCAGPAFVVHPPLGKWFMAASEKIFGYTDCAGVAHGNPELGWRFASALFGTLAVLVLTRTARRMFRSTVLGCFAGLLLTLDGLEFVQSRIGILDIFLMTGLVLALACLVLDRDHGRAALAARVAAGPPSGGPPSRAAERFVRYGPRAGLRPWRIAAGLCLGASMGVKWSALYTLVGLAALALAWDVGARRTAGARRPVRGALRRDLPAWSGCYILLPIVTFLATWTGWFVTDGGYDRHLHGDGFFAAWHGWWDYQQAILDFHEHLDAPHVAQSTPLSWLVLARPVVYAYDSPKLGERGCHAAAGCSREVLALGNPAVWWVGTAALVAMLALWVSRRDWRAALVLVGFGSSFLPWLAFPNRTMFFFYALPSLPFLILGITASAGLALGPRDASDTRRMIGALSFGLYLAAVALMFAYFYPILAAQTIPLSSWHDRMWFPGWIVAP is encoded by the coding sequence GTGACGGCAGCGACAACAGCTGATTTCGCCCGCTCCGAAACCGATCAGGCCGAAACCGAACGGGCCGGGACCGAACGGCGGCGCCCACCCGGTCCCGACGCCCTGCGGGCGCGACTGTGCCCGCCGATGCCCGGCGACCGGAGACTCGGCTGGGTGGCCGCGCTCGCGGTCACCGCCGTCGCGGGCATCCTGCGGTTCTGGCAGCTGACCGAGCCACGGGGCATGAACTTCGACGAGGTCTACTACACCAGGGACGCCTGGGGCCTGATGACCTCGGGCTACGAGGTGAACAGCGGGACCTGCGCCGGCCCGGCCTTCGTGGTGCATCCACCCCTGGGCAAGTGGTTCATGGCCGCCTCCGAGAAGATCTTCGGTTACACCGACTGCGCCGGGGTCGCGCACGGCAACCCCGAGCTCGGCTGGCGGTTCGCCTCGGCGCTGTTCGGCACGCTGGCGGTACTGGTGCTCACCCGCACCGCACGGCGGATGTTCCGGTCCACCGTGCTCGGCTGCTTCGCGGGCCTGCTGCTGACCCTGGACGGGCTGGAGTTCGTCCAGAGCCGGATCGGCATCCTCGACATCTTCCTGATGACAGGGCTCGTGCTCGCGCTGGCCTGCCTGGTGCTCGACCGCGATCACGGCCGGGCCGCCCTCGCCGCGCGCGTCGCCGCGGGCCCGCCGTCCGGTGGCCCGCCGTCCAGGGCGGCCGAACGCTTCGTCCGCTACGGGCCGCGCGCCGGGCTGCGGCCCTGGCGGATCGCCGCCGGGCTGTGCCTCGGGGCGTCGATGGGCGTGAAGTGGAGCGCGCTCTACACGCTGGTCGGTCTCGCCGCGCTGGCCCTGGCCTGGGATGTCGGTGCCCGGCGCACCGCGGGCGCGCGGCGGCCGGTGCGCGGGGCGCTACGCCGCGACCTGCCGGCCTGGTCCGGCTGTTACATCCTGCTGCCGATCGTGACGTTCCTGGCCACCTGGACGGGCTGGTTCGTCACCGACGGCGGTTACGACCGGCACCTTCACGGCGACGGGTTCTTCGCCGCCTGGCACGGCTGGTGGGACTACCAGCAGGCGATCCTCGACTTCCACGAGCACCTGGACGCGCCGCACGTGGCGCAGTCCACCCCGCTGAGTTGGCTGGTGCTCGCCAGGCCGGTGGTCTACGCCTACGACAGCCCGAAGCTCGGCGAGCGGGGTTGCCACGCCGCCGCCGGCTGCTCCCGCGAGGTGCTGGCCCTGGGTAATCCGGCGGTCTGGTGGGTCGGCACAGCCGCGCTGGTCGCGATGCTCGCGCTGTGGGTCAGCCGGCGCGACTGGCGGGCCGCCCTGGTACTCGTCGGCTTCGGCTCGTCGTTCCTGCCGTGGCTGGCGTTCCCGAACCGGACGATGTTCTTCTTCTACGCCCTGCCGTCACTGCCGTTCCTGATCCTCGGGATCACCGCGTCCGCCGGCCTCGCGCTCGGCCCCCGCGACGCGTCGGACACCCGCCGCATGATCGGGGCGTTGTCGTTCGGGCTCTACCTGGCCGCCGTCGCGCTGATGTTCGCCTACTTCTACCCGATCCTCGCCGCCCAGACGATTCCGCTGAGCTCCTGGCACGACCGCATGTGGTTCCCCGGCTGGATCGTCGCCCCCTAA
- a CDS encoding alpha/beta hydrolase encodes MPPSRRALLVLAASAVGGGLAGCSTGPAGSAAPVSAVSPGSPASPPASVPPAAGPTAGAALTAGPVEVARLSFASAARGRQVGLVVIAPGGARDGLPACLVLHGRGDDAERSVSLLNLDRHLADALAAGVAPFALVAVDGGEAYWHRRASGDDPERMIIGEVLPRLAGLGLRTTRLAATGWSMGGYGALLLARRHPGLVVAVAASSPAMWPSYGASAPGAFDSRADFAAHPVLGTAPVPGVSYRIDCGSADPFFTVSRQAARDLEAGERNFGPGGHTAEYWRSVAPAQLAFLGGALGRRA; translated from the coding sequence GTGCCGCCGAGCAGGCGGGCGCTGCTCGTTCTCGCGGCGAGCGCGGTCGGTGGGGGCCTCGCCGGATGTTCGACGGGCCCGGCCGGCTCCGCGGCGCCGGTGTCGGCCGTGTCGCCCGGCTCACCGGCGTCGCCGCCGGCTTCCGTCCCGCCGGCCGCCGGGCCGACCGCGGGGGCGGCGCTCACGGCCGGCCCGGTGGAGGTCGCCCGGCTGAGCTTCGCGAGCGCGGCCCGGGGCCGGCAGGTCGGCCTGGTGGTGATCGCGCCGGGCGGGGCCCGGGACGGGCTGCCGGCCTGCCTCGTCCTGCACGGGCGGGGTGACGACGCGGAGCGGTCGGTCAGCCTGCTGAACCTCGACCGGCATCTCGCCGACGCCCTGGCGGCCGGCGTGGCGCCGTTCGCGCTCGTCGCCGTCGACGGTGGCGAGGCCTACTGGCACCGGCGCGCCTCGGGCGACGACCCCGAGCGAATGATCATCGGCGAGGTGCTTCCCCGGCTCGCCGGGCTGGGCCTGCGGACGACGCGGCTGGCGGCGACGGGCTGGTCGATGGGCGGGTACGGTGCGCTGCTGCTGGCCCGGCGCCACCCCGGACTGGTCGTCGCGGTCGCGGCGAGCAGCCCGGCGATGTGGCCGTCCTACGGCGCGAGCGCACCCGGCGCCTTCGACTCCAGGGCCGACTTCGCGGCCCACCCGGTCCTCGGGACGGCGCCCGTGCCAGGGGTGTCCTACCGGATCGACTGCGGCTCCGCCGACCCGTTCTTCACCGTCTCCCGCCAGGCCGCCCGTGACCTGGAAGCGGGCGAGCGGAACTTCGGCCCCGGCGGGCACACCGCCGAGTACTGGCGTTCCGTCGCCCCGGCGCAGCTCGCCTTCCTCGGTGGCGCGCTGGGCCGTCGAGCCTGA
- the tatA gene encoding Sec-independent protein translocase subunit TatA, protein MADIGAPELLIIAAVIMILFGSKRLPDAARSLGRSLRILKSEIKGLDTDDTAAPPAAAPAAVTVAPVAAEPAPAAPPAGAAAR, encoded by the coding sequence ATGGCCGACATCGGCGCTCCCGAGCTGCTCATCATCGCCGCGGTCATCATGATCCTCTTCGGGTCGAAGCGGCTTCCCGACGCCGCCCGTTCCCTCGGCCGCTCCCTGCGGATCCTCAAGTCGGAGATCAAGGGCCTCGACACCGATGACACGGCCGCCCCGCCGGCGGCGGCACCGGCGGCCGTGACGGTGGCGCCCGTGGCGGCGGAACCCGCGCCCGCGGCGCCTCCGGCCGGCGCCGCGGCCCGCTAG
- a CDS encoding GGDEF domain-containing protein: MNEKGHVRMPLRQARWRPGRGHVPPGLGAVARAVRRATARRPAGLVAIPGTPAIPGPSADGPRTPTGLPATHPAPAAIPTRPAPTRAGPPPMPTFGRAAPATATAPVTVPRDTPFPRRTGTPRADPGHGAPVGHGASLFLNEPRPRVRPRPRRPGGAPGGPRPPAELIGILAVEALFLVAAVVLVANAAADRSPPRPAELATFAAFTTLAVVTGVLLTGPTAAGAGPRADGAPLDSGPPLTSTWTLPVALLLPPLYALLAHVPLWLATGGAGRLARPPGPPGSPPPVRPRLHDTAALGLAGAAASAVHHLIAPTTDPRSAERLAGSSHTFAALIAAVGAYLLVDRLLRPGHWSGGREQTVTAAVETGAALILAVLWAASPLLLVVAAPLVLLLRRGLAHAELLTAARTDPKTRLATMAYWRQVAQRETARTRRLGRPLSVLLVDVDHFKQVNDRYGHLNGDAVLLAVADALRLATRPQDLVGRFGGEEFVVLLAEVDLDAAAAVAERVRHQVAGTRIRLGRADVTVTVSVGVAGTSNSPGGLARPGHPPGPTPGRTRRGQPGTAAEPVFPGPCPTPAGDDLTILTDLLERADAALYQAKREGRNRVRTAGTGPAGGPPPRPAH; the protein is encoded by the coding sequence GTGAACGAGAAGGGCCACGTGCGGATGCCGTTACGACAGGCGCGATGGCGACCCGGGCGCGGGCACGTCCCACCCGGGCTCGGGGCGGTGGCGCGCGCCGTCCGCCGGGCGACGGCCCGCCGCCCGGCCGGGCTCGTCGCGATACCCGGGACGCCAGCGATACCCGGCCCGTCCGCGGACGGGCCTCGAACCCCCACCGGGCTCCCCGCCACCCACCCGGCCCCGGCCGCCATCCCGACCCGGCCCGCTCCCACCCGGGCGGGCCCGCCGCCGATGCCCACGTTCGGGCGGGCGGCACCGGCCACGGCCACCGCTCCGGTCACCGTGCCCCGCGACACCCCCTTCCCGCGGCGGACGGGCACCCCCCGCGCCGACCCGGGCCACGGCGCCCCGGTGGGCCACGGCGCCTCCCTGTTCCTGAACGAGCCACGCCCACGGGTCCGCCCACGTCCACGGCGCCCCGGCGGCGCCCCGGGCGGGCCGCGGCCACCCGCCGAGCTGATCGGCATCCTCGCGGTCGAGGCGCTGTTCCTCGTCGCCGCCGTCGTCCTCGTCGCCAACGCCGCCGCCGACCGCAGCCCGCCCCGACCCGCCGAACTCGCGACCTTCGCCGCCTTCACCACGCTGGCCGTCGTCACCGGGGTGCTGCTCACCGGCCCCACCGCGGCCGGCGCCGGGCCGCGTGCCGACGGCGCCCCCCTGGACAGCGGTCCGCCCCTGACCTCGACCTGGACGCTGCCCGTCGCGCTGCTGCTGCCCCCGCTCTACGCGCTGCTCGCGCACGTCCCGCTCTGGCTGGCGACCGGGGGAGCGGGCCGGCTCGCCCGCCCCCCCGGCCCGCCGGGCTCACCACCGCCGGTCCGGCCCCGGCTGCACGACACCGCCGCGCTCGGTCTCGCCGGCGCCGCCGCGTCCGCCGTCCACCACCTGATCGCACCCACGACGGACCCGCGGTCCGCGGAGCGGCTCGCCGGCTCGTCGCACACCTTCGCCGCGCTGATCGCCGCGGTCGGTGCCTACCTGCTCGTCGACCGGCTGCTGCGCCCCGGCCACTGGTCCGGCGGGCGGGAACAGACGGTCACGGCCGCGGTGGAGACCGGCGCCGCGCTGATCCTCGCCGTCCTGTGGGCGGCCAGCCCGCTGCTGCTCGTCGTCGCCGCACCGCTCGTCCTGCTGCTGCGCCGTGGGCTGGCCCACGCCGAGCTGCTCACCGCGGCCCGCACCGACCCCAAGACCCGGCTGGCCACCATGGCCTACTGGCGACAGGTCGCCCAGCGCGAAACCGCCCGGACCCGCCGGCTGGGACGTCCACTGTCGGTGCTGCTCGTCGACGTCGACCACTTCAAACAGGTCAACGACCGCTACGGCCACCTCAACGGCGACGCGGTGCTGCTCGCCGTCGCCGACGCGCTGCGCCTGGCCACCCGCCCGCAGGACCTCGTCGGACGCTTCGGCGGGGAGGAGTTCGTCGTGCTGCTCGCCGAGGTCGACCTCGACGCCGCCGCCGCCGTCGCCGAACGGGTCCGCCACCAGGTCGCGGGCACCCGCATCCGCCTCGGCCGCGCCGACGTGACCGTCACGGTGTCGGTCGGCGTCGCCGGCACCAGCAACAGCCCCGGCGGCCTCGCCCGGCCCGGCCACCCACCCGGTCCGACCCCCGGCCGAACCCGCCGCGGCCAGCCCGGCACCGCCGCGGAGCCGGTGTTCCCCGGCCCGTGCCCGACGCCGGCCGGCGACGACCTCACCATCCTGACCGACCTGCTCGAGCGCGCCGACGCGGCGCTCTACCAGGCGAAACGCGAAGGACGCAACCGCGTGCGCACCGCCGGCACGGGCCCGGCGGGCGGCCCGCCACCGCGTCCCGCCCACTGA
- a CDS encoding peroxiredoxin, with amino-acid sequence MGLRLGDTAPDFTATTTDGEITFHEWKKDSWAVFFSHPADFTPVCTTELGRTAALQSEFQKRNTKALALSVDPVDQHNAWAPDIAEVAGSALNFPIVADPDHRVAELYDMIHPGEGDTSTVRSVFIIDPANKVRLSLTYPKSVGRNFDEIIRVIDALQATDANPIATPADWKPGDRVIVAISVSTEDAKKRFRNVEETKPYLRFADAP; translated from the coding sequence GTGGGTCTCCGTCTGGGCGACACCGCTCCCGACTTCACCGCAACGACCACCGACGGCGAGATCACCTTCCACGAGTGGAAGAAGGACTCGTGGGCGGTCTTCTTCAGCCACCCGGCCGACTTCACGCCCGTGTGCACCACCGAGCTGGGCCGCACCGCCGCCCTGCAGAGCGAGTTCCAGAAGCGCAACACCAAGGCGCTCGCGCTGTCCGTCGACCCGGTCGACCAGCACAACGCCTGGGCGCCGGACATCGCGGAGGTCGCCGGAAGCGCGCTCAACTTCCCGATCGTGGCCGACCCCGACCACCGGGTCGCCGAGCTGTACGACATGATCCACCCGGGCGAGGGCGACACCTCCACCGTGCGTTCGGTGTTCATCATCGACCCCGCCAACAAGGTGCGGCTCTCCCTGACCTACCCGAAGTCGGTGGGCCGCAACTTCGACGAGATCATCCGCGTCATCGACGCGTTGCAGGCGACGGACGCGAACCCGATCGCGACCCCGGCCGACTGGAAGCCCGGCGACCGCGTGATCGTCGCGATCTCGGTCTCGACCGAGGACGCCAAGAAGCGGTTCCGGAACGTCGAGGAGACCAAGCCCTACCTGCGTTTCGCCGACGCTCCCTGA
- the bioA gene encoding adenosylmethionine--8-amino-7-oxononanoate transaminase, producing MDASDLLARDRAVVWHPYASVHDPAPLFAVASAAGVRLTLTDGRELLDGMSSWWAAIHGYRHPVLDRAARDQLDRMSHVMFGGLTHEPAVTLAELLVRITPPGLERVFFCDSGSVAVEVAIKMALQYQAGRGRPGRTRLLTIRRGYHGDTSGAMSVCDPDTGMHHLFTGLLARHLFAPAPAPGFTEPVTDADLADIERLLAAHEGEIAAVICEPVVQGAGAMRFYAPGWLARVRELCDRHRVLLVADEIATGFGRTGELFGCDHAGITPDIMCVGKAMTGGYLTMGATLCTAEVADGVCASAAGAFMHGPTFMANPLAAAISRASVELLLSSPWRARVGAVHDALAAGLAPAADLPGVADVRTLGAIGVIETHRPVDMAVIQPLLVELGVWVRPFGRLVYAMPPFLMEPADVTTLAAAMVTAVAATTG from the coding sequence ATGGACGCCTCCGACCTGCTCGCCCGGGACCGCGCGGTCGTCTGGCACCCCTACGCCTCGGTACACGACCCGGCCCCGCTGTTCGCCGTCGCCTCCGCCGCCGGGGTGCGCCTGACCCTCACCGACGGCCGTGAACTGCTCGACGGGATGTCGTCGTGGTGGGCGGCGATCCACGGCTACCGCCACCCCGTCCTGGACCGGGCCGCCCGCGACCAGCTCGACCGGATGTCGCACGTCATGTTCGGCGGGCTCACCCACGAGCCCGCCGTCACCCTGGCCGAACTGCTCGTGCGGATCACCCCACCCGGCCTGGAACGGGTGTTCTTCTGCGACTCCGGCTCCGTCGCCGTCGAGGTCGCGATCAAGATGGCGTTGCAGTACCAGGCCGGCCGCGGCCGGCCCGGGCGGACCCGACTGCTCACCATCCGCCGCGGCTACCACGGCGACACCTCCGGCGCGATGTCGGTCTGCGACCCCGACACCGGCATGCACCACCTGTTCACCGGCCTGCTGGCCCGGCACCTGTTCGCCCCCGCCCCGGCCCCCGGCTTCACCGAGCCGGTCACCGACGCCGACCTCGCCGACATCGAACGCCTGCTCGCCGCGCACGAGGGGGAGATCGCCGCGGTCATCTGCGAACCGGTCGTGCAGGGTGCCGGCGCGATGCGTTTCTACGCCCCCGGCTGGCTGGCCCGGGTCCGCGAGCTGTGCGACCGGCACCGGGTGCTGCTCGTCGCCGACGAGATCGCCACCGGTTTCGGGCGCACCGGGGAGCTGTTCGGCTGCGATCACGCCGGGATCACCCCGGACATCATGTGCGTCGGCAAGGCGATGACCGGCGGCTACCTGACGATGGGTGCCACCCTGTGCACCGCCGAGGTGGCCGACGGCGTCTGCGCCTCGGCGGCGGGCGCGTTCATGCACGGCCCCACGTTCATGGCCAACCCGCTGGCCGCCGCGATCTCCCGGGCCAGCGTCGAGCTGCTGCTCTCCTCCCCGTGGCGGGCGCGGGTCGGTGCCGTGCACGACGCCCTGGCGGCCGGGCTCGCGCCCGCCGCCGACCTGCCCGGCGTCGCGGACGTCCGTACCCTCGGCGCCATCGGCGTGATCGAGACCCACCGCCCGGTCGACATGGCCGTCATCCAACCGCTGCTCGTCGAGCTGGGGGTCTGGGTACGCCCGTTCGGCCGGCTGGTCTACGCGATGCCGCCGTTCCTGATGGAGCCGGCGGACGTCACCACCCTGGCCGCCGCCATGGTCACCGCGGTCGCCGCCACCACCGGCTGA
- a CDS encoding 4'-phosphopantetheinyl transferase family protein has translation MSDRWSTAAGTPTTAPAPASVTAPATVAATGPVRLAGGAVLLAAVLPAPGAAWSPAPGAGAGPALAAVEKFDDDFGGAADARLFPEEAATLTRAVDKRRREFTTGRICAHRALEALGVPAVPILPGERREPLWPAGVVGSITHTAGYRAAAVARAAAGSTVSVGIDAEPNEPTPGGVLREISLPVEREMLTALGGEHPAVRWDRLLFSAKESVYKAWFPLAQRWLGFDDAELTITVDAGDAAGTGVDARGAFQARLLVAGPALPGGELTGFSGRWAVGRGLIVTAIAFTPPA, from the coding sequence ATGAGCGACAGGTGGAGCACCGCGGCCGGGACGCCGACGACGGCACCGGCACCGGCATCGGTGACAGCGCCGGCCACGGTGGCGGCGACCGGCCCGGTTCGGCTCGCCGGCGGCGCGGTGCTGCTGGCCGCGGTGCTGCCGGCACCCGGTGCCGCCTGGTCCCCGGCCCCGGGTGCCGGGGCCGGACCGGCGCTCGCCGCGGTGGAGAAGTTCGACGACGACTTCGGCGGCGCCGCGGACGCCCGGCTGTTCCCCGAGGAGGCCGCGACCCTCACCCGCGCGGTCGACAAACGCCGCCGCGAGTTCACCACCGGACGGATCTGCGCGCACCGGGCGCTGGAGGCCCTGGGCGTGCCGGCGGTGCCCATCCTGCCCGGGGAGCGCCGGGAACCGCTGTGGCCGGCCGGGGTGGTCGGCAGCATCACCCACACCGCCGGCTACCGGGCGGCCGCGGTGGCCCGCGCGGCGGCGGGTTCGACGGTGAGCGTCGGCATCGACGCCGAGCCGAACGAGCCGACGCCAGGTGGGGTGCTCCGGGAGATCTCGCTGCCCGTGGAACGGGAGATGCTCACCGCGCTCGGCGGGGAGCATCCCGCCGTCCGCTGGGACCGTCTGCTGTTCAGTGCCAAGGAGTCGGTCTACAAGGCCTGGTTCCCGCTGGCCCAACGCTGGCTGGGCTTCGACGACGCCGAGCTGACGATCACCGTCGACGCCGGGGACGCCGCCGGGACCGGGGTGGACGCGCGGGGGGCGTTCCAGGCGCGCCTGCTGGTGGCTGGGCCCGCGCTGCCCGGTGGGGAGCTGACCGGTTTCAGTGGGCGCTGGGCGGTGGGTCGTGGCCTGATCGTCACCGCGATCGCCTTCACTCCCCCGGCCTGA
- a CDS encoding bifunctional 5,10-methylenetetrahydrofolate dehydrogenase/5,10-methenyltetrahydrofolate cyclohydrolase: MRLLDGRSMAADIGRSVVDDVERLAATGVTPTLAVVLPTADEAARSYVRVIERGAAKLGVGCAVHELSGDPDELIATVDRLAADPAVHGMIVQTPLPDGLTAADVGARIPVGKDVDGMNPLSLGRLALGLPAFAPATAAAVLEILNRAAVPLAGARACVIGRSSVVGKPAALLLLAEDATVTVCHSRTKDLATVAHDADIVVAAVGRPKMVGAGHVRPGAVVIDVGTNWTDAGLVGDVDADAVAPVVGALTPVPGGVGPVTTMLLLRNTVRAAGG; the protein is encoded by the coding sequence ATGAGGTTGCTGGACGGGCGGTCGATGGCCGCCGACATAGGACGCTCGGTCGTCGACGACGTCGAACGGCTCGCCGCCACCGGGGTCACCCCGACCCTGGCGGTCGTGCTGCCGACGGCGGACGAGGCGGCTCGGTCGTACGTGCGGGTGATCGAGCGCGGCGCGGCGAAGCTCGGGGTGGGCTGCGCGGTGCACGAGCTGTCCGGGGACCCGGACGAGCTGATCGCGACCGTGGACCGGCTCGCCGCCGACCCGGCGGTGCACGGGATGATCGTGCAGACGCCGTTGCCGGACGGGCTGACCGCCGCCGACGTGGGGGCCCGCATCCCGGTGGGCAAGGACGTCGACGGGATGAACCCGTTGAGCCTGGGCCGGCTGGCGCTGGGGTTGCCCGCGTTCGCGCCGGCGACCGCGGCGGCCGTGCTGGAGATCCTCAACCGGGCCGCGGTGCCGCTGGCCGGCGCCCGGGCGTGTGTGATCGGGCGCAGCTCGGTGGTGGGCAAGCCGGCGGCGTTGCTGCTGCTCGCCGAGGACGCGACGGTGACGGTGTGCCATTCCCGGACGAAGGACCTGGCGACGGTGGCGCACGACGCCGACATCGTGGTGGCCGCGGTCGGCCGGCCGAAGATGGTCGGTGCCGGGCATGTCCGGCCCGGGGCGGTCGTCATCGACGTCGGCACGAACTGGACGGACGCCGGTCTGGTCGGTGACGTCGACGCCGACGCGGTGGCCCCGGTCGTGGGCGCGCTGACCCCGGTGCCCGGCGGGGTGGGGCCGGTGACGACGATGCTGCTGCTGCGTAACACGGTGCGGGCGGCGGGCGGGTGA